A portion of the Paenibacillus hamazuiensis genome contains these proteins:
- a CDS encoding DEAD/DEAH box helicase family protein, with amino-acid sequence MSGAQLTNFGFLSENNTYASFANACIEAEKALVVSPATCAILSRRALELAVKWLFTYDSDLKVPYQDNLSSLIHDVTFLRVIDQAILPQLKYITKLGNVAVHSNATISRGEAILSLRNLHNFVGWIDYCYSVEYSARSFDEQLLMEENKQQEKVRPQELQDLYDRLGSKDRKLEDLVKENEELRKQLTERRAQNTQEYDFVPDEISEYETRKRYIDLELKLAGWTFQKNVIEEFEVQGMPNEQGIGYVDYVLFGENGKPLAVVEAKRTSADPNIGKQQAKLYADCLEQRYGQRPVIYYTNGFRTNFWDDQQYPSRIVSGFASQDELQLLINRRSIRKPLQEVQINNNIVNRPYQHEAVLSVCDALNKGQRTALLVMATGSGKTRTASAIVDVLSRYNWVKNVLFLADRTTLVRQAKNSFSQHLPDMTLCNLLDSKDNPETARIVFSTYPTMMNAIDEAKRKDGKKLFTVGHFDLIIIDESHRSVYKKYKAIFDYFDAILLGLTATPKDEVDKNTYDVFHLENGVPTFAYELEQAVKEGHLVDYRTVETTTKIMDDGIRYDDLSEEEKEQFEDVLLEDEEEEPRDIDSAAINEWLFNRDTIDRVLQFVMERGLKVEGGDKLGKTIVFAKNHRHAVAIVERFDALYPALKGHFARVIDIKTNYYQSLIDDFSIWNKLPQMAVSVDMLDTGVDIPEVVNLVFFKKVRSKSKFWQMVGRGTRLCKDLHGIGEDKKEFLIFDFCRNFEYFRANPKGKDGEVAQTLSEKLFNVRTQIVRELQQLRYQEQEYIAHRTDLVEMLKESVNALNEEHFRIRQHIEYVHKYKNDAAWRSLTDTDMGDLKEHIAPLIVSLGSDELAKRFDYMMLLIELAKLQGTQAVRPIGKVMETAEKLSQLGNVPQIVARRNVIERVMTTGFWEEADIFELEKVREALRDLIKFLERETQQIYYTDFKDEWLGVEEGRGFYNTNELQNYRKKVNHYLHTNKDDQIAIYKLRNNKPITNQDLQMLEHILWTELGTKEDYEREYKDMPITKLVRTVVGLDPEAANEAFMEFLGENRLNVNQLRFVKLIIDYVVKNGVIEKSVLLEEPFRSVGSITELFSHNMDDARSIIGIIDAINKNAEVVGA; translated from the coding sequence ATGAGCGGCGCGCAGCTAACGAACTTCGGTTTTCTCAGTGAAAATAATACCTATGCCAGCTTCGCCAACGCGTGCATAGAGGCAGAGAAAGCGTTGGTCGTCAGTCCGGCGACCTGCGCTATTCTCAGCCGGCGGGCCCTGGAGCTTGCGGTAAAATGGCTGTTTACATACGATAGCGACCTGAAGGTCCCTTATCAAGATAACTTGTCGAGCCTGATTCATGACGTGACTTTTCTTCGCGTCATTGATCAGGCTATACTGCCTCAGCTGAAATACATTACGAAGCTGGGCAATGTTGCCGTGCATTCGAATGCAACGATCAGCCGCGGCGAAGCGATTCTGTCCCTTCGCAACTTGCATAATTTTGTCGGTTGGATCGATTACTGCTATTCGGTTGAATATTCGGCCAGAAGTTTCGATGAGCAGCTTCTGATGGAAGAAAACAAGCAGCAGGAGAAAGTAAGGCCTCAGGAGCTGCAAGATTTGTACGACCGCTTGGGGTCGAAGGACCGCAAGCTGGAAGATTTAGTCAAGGAAAATGAAGAGCTTCGCAAGCAGCTCACTGAACGGCGTGCCCAGAATACGCAGGAATATGATTTTGTTCCGGATGAAATCAGCGAATACGAGACCCGCAAACGTTATATTGATTTGGAGCTGAAGCTGGCCGGATGGACGTTTCAGAAAAATGTGATCGAAGAATTTGAAGTGCAGGGAATGCCTAATGAACAAGGCATCGGGTATGTGGATTACGTGTTGTTCGGCGAGAACGGGAAGCCGCTGGCGGTTGTAGAAGCGAAGCGAACAAGCGCCGATCCGAATATAGGCAAACAACAGGCGAAGCTCTACGCCGATTGTCTGGAGCAGCGGTATGGCCAGCGTCCGGTGATTTATTATACGAACGGATTCCGCACTAACTTTTGGGATGATCAACAATACCCCAGCCGAATTGTATCGGGCTTTGCCAGCCAGGACGAGCTGCAGCTGCTAATTAACCGGCGATCGATACGCAAGCCGCTTCAGGAAGTCCAAATCAACAACAATATCGTGAATCGCCCATACCAGCATGAGGCAGTGCTCTCTGTATGCGATGCGTTAAACAAGGGGCAGCGCACCGCTTTGCTCGTAATGGCGACCGGGAGCGGCAAAACCCGCACCGCCAGTGCGATCGTCGATGTGTTAAGCCGGTATAACTGGGTCAAAAATGTGTTGTTTCTGGCTGATCGCACCACGCTGGTTCGCCAGGCCAAAAACAGCTTCAGCCAACATTTGCCCGACATGACACTGTGCAACCTGCTTGACAGCAAGGACAACCCGGAGACGGCCAGGATCGTGTTCTCGACGTATCCGACCATGATGAATGCGATCGACGAGGCCAAGCGCAAGGACGGCAAAAAGCTGTTCACCGTCGGTCATTTTGACCTGATCATCATTGATGAATCTCATCGAAGCGTCTATAAGAAATATAAGGCGATATTCGATTATTTTGATGCCATCCTTCTGGGCCTTACGGCGACCCCCAAGGACGAGGTCGACAAAAATACGTACGATGTGTTCCATCTGGAAAACGGTGTTCCGACCTTCGCTTATGAGCTGGAACAGGCGGTTAAGGAAGGACATTTGGTCGATTATCGTACAGTTGAAACGACGACCAAGATTATGGATGACGGCATTCGTTATGATGATCTGTCCGAAGAAGAAAAAGAACAGTTTGAAGATGTGTTGCTGGAGGATGAAGAAGAGGAACCGCGGGATATCGACAGTGCGGCGATCAATGAATGGTTATTTAACCGGGACACGATAGACCGGGTGCTTCAGTTTGTCATGGAGCGGGGGCTGAAGGTCGAAGGCGGAGACAAGCTGGGGAAGACGATCGTCTTTGCCAAAAATCACCGCCATGCCGTTGCCATAGTAGAACGATTCGATGCTCTGTATCCGGCGTTGAAAGGCCATTTTGCTCGGGTCATTGATATTAAAACGAATTACTACCAATCATTGATTGACGATTTCTCCATATGGAACAAGCTGCCGCAAATGGCCGTTTCCGTAGATATGCTGGATACCGGAGTCGACATTCCGGAGGTAGTCAATTTGGTCTTTTTCAAAAAAGTACGCTCGAAGTCGAAGTTCTGGCAAATGGTCGGCCGGGGAACGCGGTTATGTAAAGACCTTCACGGCATCGGCGAGGATAAGAAAGAATTCTTGATCTTTGATTTCTGCCGTAATTTCGAATATTTTCGGGCGAATCCGAAAGGAAAAGACGGAGAAGTCGCTCAGACACTGTCAGAGAAGCTGTTTAACGTAAGAACGCAAATTGTCCGCGAACTCCAACAGCTGCGTTATCAGGAACAAGAGTACATCGCTCATCGAACGGACCTGGTGGAAATGTTGAAGGAAAGCGTGAATGCGCTGAATGAAGAGCATTTTCGCATCAGGCAGCACATTGAATATGTTCACAAATACAAAAATGACGCCGCATGGCGCTCGTTAACCGATACGGATATGGGAGATTTGAAGGAGCATATCGCTCCGCTCATCGTTTCCTTAGGCAGCGACGAATTGGCTAAACGATTCGATTATATGATGTTGTTGATTGAACTGGCGAAGCTTCAAGGAACTCAAGCGGTCAGGCCGATCGGTAAAGTGATGGAAACGGCGGAAAAGCTGTCTCAATTGGGAAATGTCCCGCAAATAGTCGCAAGGCGCAATGTCATTGAAAGAGTAATGACCACCGGGTTCTGGGAAGAAGCGGATATTTTCGAACTGGAGAAGGTGCGGGAAGCTTTGCGCGATCTGATCAAGTTCCTGGAGCGGGAAACGCAGCAAATTTATTATACGGATTTTAAGGACGAGTGGCTCGGCGTTGAAGAAGGTCGGGGATTTTACAATACGAATGAGCTGCAAAATTACCGCAAAAAGGTTAACCACTATTTACACACCAACAAGGACGACCAGATCGCCATTTATAAACTGCGCAATAACAAGCCGATCACGAACCAGGACCTACAGATGCTTGAACATATTTTGTGGACGGAGCTCGGAACCAAGGAAGATTATGAGCGAGAATATAAGGACATGCCGATAACCAAGCTGGTGCGAACAGTCGTAGGGCTTGATCCGGAGGCTGCAAATGAAGCGTTTATGGAGTTTCTCGGGGAAAATCGCCTGAATGTCAATCAATTGAGATTTGTTAAACTGATCATCGATTATGTTGTGAAAAATGGAGTCATTGAAAAATCCGTCCTTCTGGAGGAACCGTTCCGTTCGGTCGGCAGTATCACGGAACTATTCAGCCATAATATGGACGATGCACGGTCGATTATCGGTATTATCGATGCCATTAACAAGAATGCAGAGGTTGTCGGGGCGTAG
- a CDS encoding 3'-5' exoribonuclease YhaM family protein has translation MSLLKNLAIQDEFIGFYLLKELEIKQTNATPPKDYMDIVLCDASGQLPAKLWDVSPTDKETFFPMDLVKVQGIVQTYRDKPQVKVIRMRKAAAEDGVSLTDFVRTAPIRPIDLVYTIKQAVESIQDTQIKIIVSFCVNKVEEKLLHYPAAKTHHHAYCAGLAYHMVRMLEIADFICKQRPFLNADLLRAGITLHDIAKPEEMIAQLGIVSDYSVQGKLIGHIAMASNWITEAALVSGINLQSERVTALQHLVLSHHNLGEWGSPVQPQTAEAVALHHIDALDAKLQMVEDALDALPETESWTPLIRGLENKPIYRAKW, from the coding sequence ATGAGCTTATTAAAAAATCTAGCCATCCAAGACGAATTTATCGGCTTTTACTTGCTTAAGGAACTGGAGATCAAACAAACCAACGCAACTCCGCCCAAAGATTACATGGACATTGTCCTCTGCGATGCCAGCGGCCAGCTTCCGGCAAAGCTTTGGGACGTAAGCCCAACCGATAAGGAAACCTTTTTTCCTATGGACTTGGTGAAGGTTCAAGGAATCGTTCAAACGTACCGGGACAAGCCGCAGGTGAAAGTGATACGCATGCGAAAAGCCGCGGCGGAGGACGGCGTATCGTTAACGGACTTTGTCCGTACGGCGCCGATTCGTCCCATTGACCTCGTATATACGATCAAACAGGCTGTGGAGAGCATCCAGGATACGCAGATCAAGATCATCGTTTCGTTTTGCGTCAATAAGGTGGAAGAGAAGCTGCTGCATTATCCCGCTGCTAAAACCCATCATCATGCTTATTGTGCGGGCCTTGCCTATCATATGGTGCGGATGCTGGAAATTGCGGACTTCATTTGCAAGCAGCGGCCGTTCCTCAATGCGGACCTGCTAAGGGCGGGGATCACTCTCCACGATATCGCCAAACCGGAGGAGATGATAGCCCAATTAGGCATCGTATCCGACTATAGTGTGCAGGGAAAGCTGATCGGCCATATTGCGATGGCTTCCAATTGGATCACGGAGGCTGCCCTTGTGAGCGGGATCAATCTGCAATCGGAGCGGGTAACGGCATTGCAGCATCTCGTTTTGTCCCATCACAATCTGGGAGAATGGGGAAGCCCGGTACAGCCTCAGACGGCGGAGGCGGTTGCGCTTCATCATATCGATGCGCTCGATGCCAAGCTGCAAATGGTGGAGGACGCTCTGGATGCTCTCCCTGAAACGGAAAGCTGGACCCCTCTGATTCGAGGTCTCGAAAATAAGCCGATCTATCGGGCGAAGTGGTAA
- the ltrA gene encoding group II intron reverse transcriptase/maturase, which translates to MKEGKGEVGFREGVEVPRKRRWHSLIDKIWAMPNLEEAFREVKRNRGAAGVDGVTIKVFESELERNLRTLQQELRAKAYKPMPVRRMYISKENGGQRPLGIPAIRDRVVQAATRRILEPIYEATFMECSFGFRPGRSAHMALENIRKDLMDGYVYVIDADLKSYFDLIPHDKLLKAVKEEVVDGSVLKLIESFLKSGVMENGSFHLNEQGSPQGGVISPLLANIYLNPLDKLMTERKHRITRYADDFVICCKSQKGAERVLQGVIRLLEQELGLKVHPEKTKIVNNLEQSFMFLGHEFKPGFWVTPSSKAKQKFKERVKAITRRNQTVNVEQLIRKKLNPYLRGWGSYFGWGNVGSLMREYDAWIRRRLRMVQLRSWKKPKNFYRALRKNKWRGELPKMRMFAWRSSLSKPASVAMPNDWFRERGLVFLVDIYNEHHPQRG; encoded by the coding sequence ATGAAGGAAGGAAAAGGAGAGGTAGGCTTTCGTGAGGGAGTAGAAGTCCCGAGAAAACGCAGATGGCACAGCCTCATCGACAAGATATGGGCGATGCCGAACCTTGAGGAGGCATTCCGGGAGGTCAAGCGCAACCGGGGAGCAGCGGGAGTAGACGGAGTGACCATAAAGGTATTCGAGAGTGAACTGGAGCGTAACTTAAGAACGCTTCAGCAGGAGCTGCGGGCGAAGGCATACAAGCCGATGCCGGTCAGGCGCATGTACATTTCCAAGGAAAATGGGGGTCAAAGGCCGCTCGGGATACCCGCAATTCGCGATCGCGTAGTACAGGCGGCGACCCGCCGAATCCTCGAACCGATTTACGAGGCGACATTTATGGAGTGTAGTTTTGGGTTTCGCCCGGGACGCAGTGCACACATGGCGCTGGAGAACATTCGGAAAGATCTCATGGATGGATACGTTTATGTGATCGACGCCGACCTGAAATCGTATTTCGATCTCATTCCACATGACAAGTTGCTTAAGGCCGTCAAGGAAGAAGTGGTGGATGGTAGTGTCCTAAAGCTCATAGAAAGCTTCTTAAAGTCCGGAGTCATGGAGAACGGAAGTTTTCACCTGAACGAGCAAGGAAGTCCACAGGGTGGGGTTATTAGTCCGCTTTTGGCGAATATCTACCTAAACCCGCTGGATAAGCTCATGACTGAACGGAAGCACCGTATAACACGGTACGCCGATGATTTTGTGATCTGCTGCAAATCCCAAAAGGGGGCAGAGAGGGTACTCCAAGGTGTTATTCGTCTACTGGAACAAGAGCTTGGGCTCAAAGTACACCCGGAGAAAACCAAGATCGTGAACAACTTGGAACAGTCCTTTATGTTCCTAGGTCATGAGTTTAAACCGGGATTTTGGGTTACTCCATCCTCGAAAGCCAAACAGAAATTTAAAGAACGCGTGAAAGCAATTACGCGGCGGAACCAAACGGTGAATGTGGAACAGCTGATCCGAAAGAAGTTGAATCCATATTTACGTGGATGGGGTAGCTATTTTGGCTGGGGCAACGTAGGAAGTCTGATGAGAGAGTACGATGCATGGATAAGGAGAAGGCTCCGGATGGTACAGTTGCGGAGCTGGAAAAAGCCGAAGAACTTCTACAGGGCACTAAGAAAGAATAAGTGGAGGGGAGAGCTTCCCAAGATGCGTATGTTCGCATGGAGAAGCTCGCTATCCAAGCCAGCCAGTGTTGCAATGCCAAACGATTGGTTCAGAGAAAGAGGTCTCGTTTTTCTCGTAGACATCTATAATGAACATCATCCCCAGCGGGGATAA
- a CDS encoding McrB family protein — protein sequence MIIDYEVAQAIYNAIYEENYEHVTLQIGSTAIEVDFEEKFEDEEGNLWLNFLLTYHDTDQTEYSHYFSLRLGPWGHNGLSDGISYYMNGFIDNSVHHEVGLHKVLTEHRLRHTHIPVKSTVVFAARDGGNEQRKQHALSTLRALGMDTDNRMVEIGIWDVEAEGFVDGTDAFVTNMLIVTLVKAHYRLNSSLEIPGLTELESMEDADEEAEMGMGYGEASGSGQAFLDHFYDFVRSRGFYFDKEMLTRFVMSLKSKPFLILSGISGTGKTKIAQLFAEFISASTRRSAPADNLFTYILYPYNFTYQRMIVPVRLAEHLSLDGLDQGVEIQLKFADQSEYALMKRETQGHLRLGFRKTFMTWLRNNFVPGDSLFISVEGAGESIRFYKEAPETEGTAVSQVAFMSVRPDWLDHTGLLGFYNPVLQTYQSTEFLKLLLRAKQHPGLPFLLILDEMNLSKVEYYFADFLSCMESRRISASGELLQEKIPLHEEWQEEIIITDDDGTIYQVPNRMEIPDNLYIIGTVNVDETTYMFSPKVLDRAHVIECNEMDLDGYINMGRGSSSSRRTTTASPEEVAWFTADSRYHLGLYNKSYLLPENKQWLEELFDAAQQLHHLLLQNGISFGYRVVDELFYFIQNACSEELLDEADVLDIGVLQKVLPKLHGNRAQMEQVLIDLFAWTEPAEGSTLESSDLDGLYPRTMRKIQRMYRQLNRTGYCSFIQ from the coding sequence ATGATCATCGATTACGAAGTCGCTCAAGCGATATACAATGCGATATATGAAGAAAATTACGAACATGTTACCCTGCAAATTGGCTCAACGGCGATTGAGGTTGATTTCGAAGAGAAATTCGAAGATGAGGAAGGAAATCTGTGGCTAAATTTTCTTCTAACCTATCACGATACGGATCAGACGGAATACAGTCACTATTTCTCCTTGCGTCTTGGGCCGTGGGGTCATAATGGGCTGTCGGACGGGATCTCGTATTATATGAATGGTTTTATCGATAACAGCGTACATCATGAGGTAGGTTTGCACAAAGTGCTGACCGAGCACCGGCTGCGGCACACCCATATTCCCGTTAAATCGACGGTCGTTTTCGCAGCCAGGGATGGGGGGAATGAACAAAGAAAGCAACATGCGCTATCGACGCTGCGAGCCTTGGGGATGGATACGGACAACCGGATGGTCGAAATCGGCATATGGGATGTCGAAGCTGAAGGGTTTGTCGATGGGACGGATGCCTTCGTCACCAATATGCTTATAGTTACGCTGGTAAAAGCACATTACCGCTTGAACTCCTCCCTCGAAATTCCGGGACTGACGGAGCTGGAAAGCATGGAAGATGCCGATGAGGAGGCGGAAATGGGCATGGGATATGGAGAAGCAAGCGGATCGGGCCAAGCATTTCTGGATCATTTTTATGATTTTGTAAGAAGCCGCGGCTTTTACTTCGACAAGGAAATGCTGACCCGGTTTGTGATGTCTTTAAAAAGCAAACCATTTCTGATTTTATCCGGGATTTCGGGCACGGGCAAAACGAAAATCGCGCAGTTGTTCGCCGAGTTTATTTCCGCATCGACTCGCAGGTCGGCCCCGGCGGACAACCTGTTTACTTATATCCTGTATCCTTACAATTTTACATATCAACGAATGATCGTGCCGGTTCGGCTCGCCGAGCATTTGAGTCTGGACGGCTTGGATCAAGGGGTGGAGATCCAGCTCAAGTTTGCCGATCAATCGGAATATGCGCTGATGAAGAGGGAGACGCAAGGCCATCTTAGGCTCGGTTTTCGTAAAACGTTCATGACATGGCTTAGAAATAACTTCGTCCCCGGAGATTCGTTGTTTATTTCCGTGGAAGGGGCCGGGGAAAGCATCCGTTTCTACAAAGAGGCGCCTGAAACGGAAGGAACCGCCGTCTCCCAGGTTGCTTTCATGTCGGTAAGGCCCGATTGGTTGGATCATACCGGGCTGCTCGGGTTTTATAACCCTGTACTGCAAACGTACCAGTCGACGGAGTTTTTAAAGCTTCTGCTGCGGGCGAAGCAGCATCCGGGGCTGCCGTTCTTGCTCATTTTGGATGAGATGAATCTGTCCAAGGTGGAATATTATTTTGCCGATTTCTTAAGCTGCATGGAGAGCAGACGTATATCCGCTAGCGGAGAACTGCTGCAGGAAAAAATCCCGCTGCACGAAGAATGGCAGGAAGAGATTATTATTACCGACGATGACGGAACGATTTACCAGGTGCCGAATCGAATGGAAATTCCGGATAACCTGTACATCATCGGGACGGTCAACGTGGACGAGACGACTTACATGTTCAGCCCGAAGGTGCTGGATCGCGCCCATGTGATCGAGTGCAACGAAATGGATCTGGACGGCTACATCAACATGGGCAGAGGCTCATCGTCAAGCCGTCGGACGACGACCGCCAGTCCTGAAGAGGTAGCATGGTTTACGGCGGATTCGCGGTATCACTTGGGTTTATATAACAAATCGTATCTTCTGCCGGAAAATAAACAATGGCTGGAGGAACTGTTTGATGCTGCCCAGCAGCTTCATCATCTTTTGCTGCAAAACGGCATCTCGTTCGGTTACCGGGTTGTGGACGAGCTGTTTTATTTTATACAAAACGCTTGTTCGGAAGAGCTTCTGGATGAGGCGGATGTACTGGATATCGGAGTGCTGCAGAAGGTGCTGCCCAAGCTGCATGGCAATAGGGCGCAGATGGAGCAGGTTTTAATCGATTTGTTCGCGTGGACCGAGCCGGCCGAAGGAAGCACGCTTGAGTCTTCGGACCTTGACGGACTTTATCCAAGAACGATGAGAAAGATACAACGGATGTACAGGCAGCTGAATCGCACCGGATATTGCAGTTTCATCCAGTAG
- a CDS encoding HsdM family class I SAM-dependent methyltransferase, which yields MKIRTFLFGMGIWTISILPNERCFFCQLKELIVRNPHHIWLRLDFQGAKVELFIKGLDDAETRKENELMLLSMPFTGIFPSDKQHLRWHQFKNFDPQRMYDVVANEVFPFIKSLHSDKESAYAKYMGDAIFMIPTPNMLVRIIEGIDTLDMKERDAKGDLYEYLLSKIAQAGTNGQFRTPRHIIEMMVALMRPKPEDIICDPAAGSAGFLVAAGEYLRKHHADLFLVQGLREHFNNDMFHGFDMDRTMLRIGAMNMMLHGVDNPNIEYRDSLNENNTDKDKYTLILANPPFKGSLDADAVAADLLRVTRTKKTELLFLALFLRMLKVGGRCASIVPDGVLFGNSTAHKDIRKEIVDNHKLEAIISMPSGVFKPYAGVSTAIMIFTKTGAGGTDHVWFYDMKADGYSLDDKRNPIEANDIPDIIERFKSLDAEKERKRTEQSFLVPVEDIRNNAYDLSINRYKETEYEEVQFEDPREILASIKQLEEEIVQGLEELEALLG from the coding sequence ATGAAGATACGCACCTTTCTGTTTGGAATGGGGATCTGGACAATTTCCATTTTACCAAACGAAAGGTGTTTTTTCTGTCAACTCAAAGAATTAATCGTCCGCAACCCGCACCACATCTGGCTTAGGTTAGATTTTCAAGGTGCGAAAGTTGAGTTATTTATTAAAGGTTTAGATGATGCGGAGACACGCAAGGAAAACGAATTGATGCTGTTGTCTATGCCATTTACCGGTATTTTTCCAAGTGATAAGCAGCATTTGCGTTGGCATCAATTTAAAAATTTTGACCCGCAGCGAATGTATGACGTTGTAGCGAATGAAGTATTTCCATTTATTAAGTCGCTTCATTCGGATAAGGAATCGGCATATGCCAAATATATGGGCGACGCGATTTTTATGATTCCGACGCCGAATATGCTTGTACGCATTATAGAAGGAATCGATACCCTTGACATGAAGGAAAGAGATGCTAAGGGCGACTTGTACGAGTATTTGTTGTCGAAGATTGCTCAGGCTGGAACGAACGGGCAGTTCCGTACGCCAAGACATATTATCGAGATGATGGTCGCTTTGATGAGGCCTAAGCCGGAGGATATCATCTGCGATCCGGCCGCGGGTTCGGCGGGTTTTCTAGTCGCCGCGGGTGAATATTTGCGTAAGCATCATGCCGATCTGTTTCTTGTGCAGGGATTAAGGGAGCATTTTAACAACGATATGTTCCACGGCTTTGATATGGACCGCACGATGCTGCGCATCGGTGCGATGAACATGATGCTCCACGGCGTCGACAATCCAAATATTGAGTACCGCGACTCCTTGAACGAAAATAATACGGACAAAGATAAATATACGCTCATTTTAGCCAATCCGCCGTTTAAAGGATCTCTTGATGCGGATGCGGTGGCGGCCGATCTGCTGCGGGTGACTCGTACGAAGAAAACGGAGCTGCTGTTCCTTGCTTTGTTTCTGCGGATGCTGAAGGTGGGGGGGCGCTGCGCTTCTATCGTGCCAGATGGTGTGTTATTCGGCAACAGCACGGCGCATAAAGACATTCGCAAGGAGATTGTGGATAACCACAAGCTGGAAGCCATTATTTCGATGCCGAGCGGAGTGTTCAAGCCATATGCCGGGGTGTCGACGGCTATCATGATTTTCACGAAAACAGGCGCCGGCGGAACGGATCACGTCTGGTTCTATGATATGAAAGCAGACGGTTATTCGCTTGATGATAAGCGGAATCCGATTGAGGCTAACGATATACCCGACATCATTGAACGATTTAAGAGTTTGGATGCAGAGAAGGAGCGCAAACGTACGGAGCAATCTTTCCTGGTGCCAGTAGAGGATATTCGTAACAATGCTTACGATTTAAGTATCAATCGGTATAAGGAAACTGAATACGAGGAAGTTCAGTTTGAGGATCCTAGGGAGATTCTCGCTTCGATCAAGCAATTGGAGGAAGAGATCGTTCAGGGGCTAGAGGAACTGGAGGCGTTGTTGGGGTGA
- a CDS encoding restriction endonuclease subunit S has product MSINRVKLKEIALISAGSTAPKQEYFDNEGYPFIRVSHLDDLLAGKDINDIPKINEKHAIFLKLKLTRKGTLLLAKSGMSCLKNRVYQCSSDVYVVNHLATIEVNESLADPSYISYFLRWFNVSKLIVDESYPSIRTSDISEIEIALPNKDQQRKISTILKKAESLIDNRKEVIDKLDEFVHAVFLDIFGDPVVNDRDWQKVKLSHHIINIESGWSPVCKTNQAHGDEWGVLKLSAITSGSYIATENKAITEDTTPRSGLEVKKDDLLFVRKNTLELVGTCAYVFDTPPKLMLPDTIFRFILKEDSKINKLFLWHLFNNPNYKKQIQKLAGGTAGSMPNISKSKLLSFEIINPDFGLQEKFSKIVIQVEQQKRKQMKSLQQLETNFQALLQKAFKGELTAKEGVPV; this is encoded by the coding sequence GTGAGCATCAACAGAGTCAAATTAAAGGAAATTGCGCTGATTTCTGCTGGGTCAACTGCCCCAAAACAAGAATACTTTGATAATGAAGGATACCCATTTATTCGAGTTAGCCACCTCGATGATTTGCTTGCAGGAAAGGATATTAATGATATTCCTAAAATAAACGAGAAGCATGCTATATTTCTTAAATTGAAACTCACAAGAAAAGGAACCCTACTCCTTGCCAAAAGTGGAATGAGCTGTTTAAAAAATCGAGTATATCAATGTTCATCTGATGTATATGTTGTTAATCACTTAGCTACTATTGAGGTTAATGAATCTTTAGCTGATCCAAGTTACATCAGTTATTTTTTAAGGTGGTTCAACGTAAGTAAGTTAATTGTCGATGAGTCTTATCCAAGTATTAGAACCTCCGATATAAGTGAGATTGAGATTGCTTTACCAAACAAAGATCAGCAAAGAAAAATTTCTACAATTTTAAAAAAAGCCGAATCATTAATTGATAATCGGAAAGAAGTAATAGACAAACTTGATGAATTTGTCCATGCCGTATTCTTGGATATTTTCGGTGATCCAGTTGTAAACGACCGTGACTGGCAAAAAGTTAAATTAAGCCATCACATTATAAATATTGAGAGTGGATGGAGCCCCGTTTGTAAAACTAACCAAGCCCACGGAGATGAATGGGGAGTTTTGAAATTAAGCGCAATCACATCGGGGTCGTACATTGCAACTGAGAATAAAGCTATAACAGAAGATACTACCCCAAGATCTGGTTTAGAAGTAAAGAAAGATGATTTATTATTTGTTAGAAAAAATACTCTTGAGCTTGTTGGAACATGTGCTTATGTTTTTGACACACCTCCGAAATTAATGTTGCCCGATACTATCTTCCGATTTATTCTTAAGGAAGATAGTAAGATAAATAAGTTATTTTTGTGGCATTTGTTTAACAATCCCAATTACAAAAAACAAATACAAAAATTAGCTGGTGGTACTGCTGGGTCGATGCCCAATATATCCAAAAGTAAGCTGTTAAGTTTTGAAATAATAAATCCTGACTTTGGCTTACAAGAGAAGTTCTCTAAGATAGTTATTCAGGTTGAACAACAAAAGAGGAAGCAAATGAAATCCCTCCAACAACTAGAAACCAACTTCCAAGCACTTCTTCAAAAAGCCTTCAAAGGCGAATTGACAGCAAAGGAAGGTGTACCGGTCTAG